Proteins from a genomic interval of Acinonyx jubatus isolate Ajub_Pintada_27869175 chromosome B4, VMU_Ajub_asm_v1.0, whole genome shotgun sequence:
- the KCNH3 gene encoding potassium voltage-gated channel subfamily H member 3 isoform X1 → MPAMRGLLAPQNTFLDTIATRFDGTHSNFVLGNAQVAGLFPVVYCSDGFCDLTGFSRAEVMQRGCACSFLYGPDTSELVRQQIRKALDEHKEFKAELILYRKSGLPFWCLLDVIPIKNEKGEVALFLVSHKDISDTKNRGGPDNWKETGGGRRRYGRAGAKGFNANRRRSRAVLYHLSGHLQKQPKGKHKLNKGVFGEKPNLPEYKVAAIRKSPFILLHCGALRATWDGFILLATLYVAVTVPYSVCVSTAREPSAARSAPSVCDLAVEVLFILDIVLNFRTTFVSKSGQVVFAPKSICLHYVTTWFLLDVIAALPFDLLHAFKVNVYFGAHLLKTVRLLRLLRLLPRLDRYSQYSAVVLTLLMAVFALLAHWVACVWFYIGQLEIESSASELPEIGWLQELARRLETPYYLVGRSPVAGNSSGQNDNCSSVSGEANRTGLELLGGPSLRSAYITSLYFALSSLTSVGFGNVSANTDTEKIFSICTMLIGALMHAVVFGNVTAIIQRMYARRFLYHSRTRDLRDYIRIHRIPKPLKQRMLEYFQATWAVNNGIDTTELLQSLPDELRADIAMHLHKEVLQLPLFEAASRGCLRALSLALRPAFCTPGEYLIHQGDALQALYFVCSGSMEVLKGGTVLAILGKGDLIGCELPRREQVVKANADVKGLTYCVLQCLQLTGLHESLALYPEFAPRFSRGLRGELSYNLGAGGGPAEADTSSLSGDNTLMSTLEEKETDGEQGPAASPAPADEPSSPLLSPGCTSSSSAAKLLSPRRTAPRPRLRSRGRPGRAGASQAEAGPSVHPRSLEGLQLPSVPWNVPPDLSPRVVDGIEDGCGSDQPKFSFRVGQPGLECSSSPSPGPENGLLTVPLGPSEARNTDTLDKLRQAVTELSEQVLQMREGLQSLRQAVQQVLAPHGEGPCLRASGEGPCLAGTSGLLQPLCVDTGTSSYCLQPPAASVLSGTWPHPRPGPPPLVAPWPWGPPASQSSPWPRATAFWTPTSDSEPPASAELCPEPSTPGSPAPEEGARTGPPEPTNQAEAASTGEPPPGSGGLALPWEPHSLEMVLIGCHGSGTVQWTQEEGTGV, encoded by the exons ATGCCGGCCATGCGGGGACTCCTGGCGCCGCAGAACACCTTCCTGGACACCATCGCCACGCGCTTCGACGGCACGC ACAGTAACTTCGTGCTGGGCAATGCCCAGGTGGCGGGGCTCTTCCCCGTGGTCTACTGCTCTGATGGCTTCTGCGACCTCACGGGTTTCTCCCGGGCCGAGGTCATGCAGCGGGGCTGCGCCTGCTCCTTCCTCTATGGGCCAGACACCAGTGAGCTTGTCCGCCAACAGATCCGCAAGGCGCTGGATGAGCACAAGGAGTTCAAGGCTGAGCTGATCCTGTACCGGAAGAGCG GGCTCCCATTCTGGTGTCTCCTCGATGTGATACCCATAAAGAATGAGAAAGGGGAGGTGGCCCTCTTCCTGGTCTCTCACAAGGATATCAGTGACACCAAGAACCGAGGGGGCCCTGACAATTGGAAGGAAACAG GTGGTGGCCGGCGCCGATATGGCCGGGCAGGAGCCAAAGGCTTCAATGCCAACCGGCGGCGGAGCCGGGCTGTGCTCTACCACCTGTCTGGGCACCTGCAGAAGCAGCCCAAGGGCAAGCACAAGCTCAATAAG GGGGTGTTTGGGGAGAAGCCAAACTTGCCTGAGTACAAAGTAGCAGCCATCCGAAAGTCACCCTTCATCCTGCTGCACTGTGGGGCACTGAGGGCCACTTGGGACGGCTTCATCCTGCTTGCCACCCTCTACGTGGCTGTCACCGTGCCCTACAGCGTGTGTGTGAGCACAGCCCGGGAGCCCAGCGCCGCCCGCAGTGCCCCCAGCGTCTGTGATCTGGCTGTGGAGGTCCTCTTCATTCTTG ACATCGTGCTGAATTTCCGCACCACGTTTGTGTCCAAGTCAGGCCAGGTGGTATTTGCCCCAAAGTCCATTTGCCTCCACTACGTCACCACTTGGTTCCTGCTGGATGTCATCGCGGCGCTGCCCTTTGACCTGCTACATGCCTTCAAGGTCAACGTG TACTTTGGGGCCCACCTGCTGAAGACGGTGCGGCTGCTGCGGCTGCTGCGGCTGCTCCCGCGGCTGGACCGCTACTCGCAGTACAGTGCTGTGGTGCTCACCCTGCTCATGGCTGTGTTCGCCCTGCTCGCCCACTGGGTGGCCTGCGTCTGGTTCTACATCGGCCAGCTGGAGATCGAGAGCAGTGCCTCGGAGCTGCCAGAGATCG gctggctGCAGGAGCTGGCCCGCCGACTCGAGACCCCCTACTACCTGGTGGGCCGCAGCCCTGTGGCAGGGAACAGCTCCGGCCAGAACGACAACTGTAGCAGCGTCAGCGGGGAGGCCAACAGGACGGGGCTGGAGCTCCTGGGCGGCCCCTCGCTACGCAGCGCCTACATCACCTCCCTCTACTTCGCGCTCAGCAGCCTCACCAGCGTGGGCTTTGGCAACGTGTCCGCCAACACGGACACCGAGAAGATCTTCTCCATCTGCACCATGCTCATTGGCG ccctgatGCACGCGGTGGTGTTTGGGAACGTGACGGCCATCATCCAGCGCATGTACGCCCGCCGCTTTCTGTACCACAGTCGCACCCGTGACCTCCGAGACTACATCCGCATCCACCGCATCCCCAAGCCCCTCAAGCAGCGCATGCTCGAGTACTTCCAGGCGACGTGGGCTGTGAACAACGGTATCGACACCACTGAG CTGCTGCAGAGCCTCCCAGACGAGCTTCGAGCAGACATCGCCATGCACTTGCACAAGGAAGTTCTGCAGCTGCCTCTGTTTGAGGCCGCGAGCCGTGGCTGCCTGCGGGCACTGTCCCTGGCCCTGCGTCCCGCCTTCTGCACACCTGGCGAGTACCTCATCCACCAAGGGGACGCTCTCCAGGCCCTCTACTTTGTCTGCTCCGGCTCCATGGAGGTGCTCAAGGGCGGCACCGTACTTGCCATCCTAG GGAAGGGTGATCTGATTGGCTGTGAGCTGCCCCGGCGGGAACAGGTGGTCAAGGCCAATGCTGATGTAAAGGGGCTGACCTACTGCGTCCTGCAGTGTCTCCAGCTGACTGGGCTGCACGAGAGCCTCGCACTGTACCCCGAGTTTGCCCCACGCTTCAGCCGGGGCCTCCGAGGGGAGCTCAGCTACAACCTGGGTGCCGGCGGAGGCCCCGCAGAG GCAGACACCAGCTCCTTGAGTGGTGACAACACCCTTATGTCCACACTGGAGGAGAAGGAGACGGATGGGGAGCAGGGCCCCGCGGCCTCACCGGCCCCAGCGGACGAGCCTTCCAGCCCCCTGCTGTCCCCCGGCTGCACATCCTCCTCTTCCGCTGCTAAGTTGCTATCCCCACGGCGAACCGCGCCCCGGCCCAGGCTAAGGAGCAGAGGACGgccgggcagggcaggggctTCACAGGCTGAGGCCGGCCCCTCTGTTCACCCTCGAAGCCTAGAGGGTTTGCAGTTGCCCTCTGTACCGTGGAATGTACCCCCGGATCTGAGCCCCAG GGTAGTAGATGGCATTGAGGATGGCTGTGGCTCTGACCAGCCCAAGTTCTCTTTCCGTGTGGGGCAGCCTGGCCTGGAATGCAgcagcagcccctcccctggaCCAG AAAATGGCCTGCTCACTGTCCCCCTCGGGCCCAGTGAGGCAAGGAACACAGACACACTGGACAAGCTGCGGCAGGCg GTGACAGAGCTGTCTGAGCAGGTGCTGCAGATGCGGGAGGGTCTGCAGTCACTTCGCCAGGCTGTGCAGCAAGTCCTGGCGCCCCACGGGGAGGGTCCTTGCCTTCGGGCATCGGGAGAGGGGCCGTGCCTAGCCGGCACCTCTGGGCTCCTGCAGCCTCTGTGTGTGGACACTGGGACATCCTCGTACTGCCTGCAGCCCCCAGCTGCCTCTGTCTTGAGTGGGACCTGGCCCCACCCTCGtccagggccccctcccctcgTAGCACCCTGGCCCTGGGGCCCCCCGGCCTCTCAGAGCTCCCCTTGGCCTCGAGCCACAGCTTTCTGGACCCCCACCTCTGACTCAGAGCCCCCGGCCTCAGCAGAGCTCTGCCCCGAGCCCAGTACCCCTGGCTCACCGGCCCCCGAGGAAGGGGCTAGGACTGGGCCCCCGGAACCCACTAACCAGGCCGAGGCTGCGAGTACTGGAGAGCCCCCGCCAGGGTCAGGGGGCCTGGCCTTGCCCTGGGAACCCCATAGCCTGGAGATGGTGCTTATCGGCTGCCACGGCTCTGGCACAGTCCAGTGGACCCAGGAAGAAGGCACGGGGGTCTGA
- the KCNH3 gene encoding potassium voltage-gated channel subfamily H member 3 isoform X2: protein MQRGCACSFLYGPDTSELVRQQIRKALDEHKEFKAELILYRKSGLPFWCLLDVIPIKNEKGEVALFLVSHKDISDTKNRGGPDNWKETGGGRRRYGRAGAKGFNANRRRSRAVLYHLSGHLQKQPKGKHKLNKGVFGEKPNLPEYKVAAIRKSPFILLHCGALRATWDGFILLATLYVAVTVPYSVCVSTAREPSAARSAPSVCDLAVEVLFILDIVLNFRTTFVSKSGQVVFAPKSICLHYVTTWFLLDVIAALPFDLLHAFKVNVYFGAHLLKTVRLLRLLRLLPRLDRYSQYSAVVLTLLMAVFALLAHWVACVWFYIGQLEIESSASELPEIGWLQELARRLETPYYLVGRSPVAGNSSGQNDNCSSVSGEANRTGLELLGGPSLRSAYITSLYFALSSLTSVGFGNVSANTDTEKIFSICTMLIGALMHAVVFGNVTAIIQRMYARRFLYHSRTRDLRDYIRIHRIPKPLKQRMLEYFQATWAVNNGIDTTELLQSLPDELRADIAMHLHKEVLQLPLFEAASRGCLRALSLALRPAFCTPGEYLIHQGDALQALYFVCSGSMEVLKGGTVLAILGKGDLIGCELPRREQVVKANADVKGLTYCVLQCLQLTGLHESLALYPEFAPRFSRGLRGELSYNLGAGGGPAEADTSSLSGDNTLMSTLEEKETDGEQGPAASPAPADEPSSPLLSPGCTSSSSAAKLLSPRRTAPRPRLRSRGRPGRAGASQAEAGPSVHPRSLEGLQLPSVPWNVPPDLSPRVVDGIEDGCGSDQPKFSFRVGQPGLECSSSPSPGPENGLLTVPLGPSEARNTDTLDKLRQAVTELSEQVLQMREGLQSLRQAVQQVLAPHGEGPCLRASGEGPCLAGTSGLLQPLCVDTGTSSYCLQPPAASVLSGTWPHPRPGPPPLVAPWPWGPPASQSSPWPRATAFWTPTSDSEPPASAELCPEPSTPGSPAPEEGARTGPPEPTNQAEAASTGEPPPGSGGLALPWEPHSLEMVLIGCHGSGTVQWTQEEGTGV from the exons ATGCAGCGGGGCTGCGCCTGCTCCTTCCTCTATGGGCCAGACACCAGTGAGCTTGTCCGCCAACAGATCCGCAAGGCGCTGGATGAGCACAAGGAGTTCAAGGCTGAGCTGATCCTGTACCGGAAGAGCG GGCTCCCATTCTGGTGTCTCCTCGATGTGATACCCATAAAGAATGAGAAAGGGGAGGTGGCCCTCTTCCTGGTCTCTCACAAGGATATCAGTGACACCAAGAACCGAGGGGGCCCTGACAATTGGAAGGAAACAG GTGGTGGCCGGCGCCGATATGGCCGGGCAGGAGCCAAAGGCTTCAATGCCAACCGGCGGCGGAGCCGGGCTGTGCTCTACCACCTGTCTGGGCACCTGCAGAAGCAGCCCAAGGGCAAGCACAAGCTCAATAAG GGGGTGTTTGGGGAGAAGCCAAACTTGCCTGAGTACAAAGTAGCAGCCATCCGAAAGTCACCCTTCATCCTGCTGCACTGTGGGGCACTGAGGGCCACTTGGGACGGCTTCATCCTGCTTGCCACCCTCTACGTGGCTGTCACCGTGCCCTACAGCGTGTGTGTGAGCACAGCCCGGGAGCCCAGCGCCGCCCGCAGTGCCCCCAGCGTCTGTGATCTGGCTGTGGAGGTCCTCTTCATTCTTG ACATCGTGCTGAATTTCCGCACCACGTTTGTGTCCAAGTCAGGCCAGGTGGTATTTGCCCCAAAGTCCATTTGCCTCCACTACGTCACCACTTGGTTCCTGCTGGATGTCATCGCGGCGCTGCCCTTTGACCTGCTACATGCCTTCAAGGTCAACGTG TACTTTGGGGCCCACCTGCTGAAGACGGTGCGGCTGCTGCGGCTGCTGCGGCTGCTCCCGCGGCTGGACCGCTACTCGCAGTACAGTGCTGTGGTGCTCACCCTGCTCATGGCTGTGTTCGCCCTGCTCGCCCACTGGGTGGCCTGCGTCTGGTTCTACATCGGCCAGCTGGAGATCGAGAGCAGTGCCTCGGAGCTGCCAGAGATCG gctggctGCAGGAGCTGGCCCGCCGACTCGAGACCCCCTACTACCTGGTGGGCCGCAGCCCTGTGGCAGGGAACAGCTCCGGCCAGAACGACAACTGTAGCAGCGTCAGCGGGGAGGCCAACAGGACGGGGCTGGAGCTCCTGGGCGGCCCCTCGCTACGCAGCGCCTACATCACCTCCCTCTACTTCGCGCTCAGCAGCCTCACCAGCGTGGGCTTTGGCAACGTGTCCGCCAACACGGACACCGAGAAGATCTTCTCCATCTGCACCATGCTCATTGGCG ccctgatGCACGCGGTGGTGTTTGGGAACGTGACGGCCATCATCCAGCGCATGTACGCCCGCCGCTTTCTGTACCACAGTCGCACCCGTGACCTCCGAGACTACATCCGCATCCACCGCATCCCCAAGCCCCTCAAGCAGCGCATGCTCGAGTACTTCCAGGCGACGTGGGCTGTGAACAACGGTATCGACACCACTGAG CTGCTGCAGAGCCTCCCAGACGAGCTTCGAGCAGACATCGCCATGCACTTGCACAAGGAAGTTCTGCAGCTGCCTCTGTTTGAGGCCGCGAGCCGTGGCTGCCTGCGGGCACTGTCCCTGGCCCTGCGTCCCGCCTTCTGCACACCTGGCGAGTACCTCATCCACCAAGGGGACGCTCTCCAGGCCCTCTACTTTGTCTGCTCCGGCTCCATGGAGGTGCTCAAGGGCGGCACCGTACTTGCCATCCTAG GGAAGGGTGATCTGATTGGCTGTGAGCTGCCCCGGCGGGAACAGGTGGTCAAGGCCAATGCTGATGTAAAGGGGCTGACCTACTGCGTCCTGCAGTGTCTCCAGCTGACTGGGCTGCACGAGAGCCTCGCACTGTACCCCGAGTTTGCCCCACGCTTCAGCCGGGGCCTCCGAGGGGAGCTCAGCTACAACCTGGGTGCCGGCGGAGGCCCCGCAGAG GCAGACACCAGCTCCTTGAGTGGTGACAACACCCTTATGTCCACACTGGAGGAGAAGGAGACGGATGGGGAGCAGGGCCCCGCGGCCTCACCGGCCCCAGCGGACGAGCCTTCCAGCCCCCTGCTGTCCCCCGGCTGCACATCCTCCTCTTCCGCTGCTAAGTTGCTATCCCCACGGCGAACCGCGCCCCGGCCCAGGCTAAGGAGCAGAGGACGgccgggcagggcaggggctTCACAGGCTGAGGCCGGCCCCTCTGTTCACCCTCGAAGCCTAGAGGGTTTGCAGTTGCCCTCTGTACCGTGGAATGTACCCCCGGATCTGAGCCCCAG GGTAGTAGATGGCATTGAGGATGGCTGTGGCTCTGACCAGCCCAAGTTCTCTTTCCGTGTGGGGCAGCCTGGCCTGGAATGCAgcagcagcccctcccctggaCCAG AAAATGGCCTGCTCACTGTCCCCCTCGGGCCCAGTGAGGCAAGGAACACAGACACACTGGACAAGCTGCGGCAGGCg GTGACAGAGCTGTCTGAGCAGGTGCTGCAGATGCGGGAGGGTCTGCAGTCACTTCGCCAGGCTGTGCAGCAAGTCCTGGCGCCCCACGGGGAGGGTCCTTGCCTTCGGGCATCGGGAGAGGGGCCGTGCCTAGCCGGCACCTCTGGGCTCCTGCAGCCTCTGTGTGTGGACACTGGGACATCCTCGTACTGCCTGCAGCCCCCAGCTGCCTCTGTCTTGAGTGGGACCTGGCCCCACCCTCGtccagggccccctcccctcgTAGCACCCTGGCCCTGGGGCCCCCCGGCCTCTCAGAGCTCCCCTTGGCCTCGAGCCACAGCTTTCTGGACCCCCACCTCTGACTCAGAGCCCCCGGCCTCAGCAGAGCTCTGCCCCGAGCCCAGTACCCCTGGCTCACCGGCCCCCGAGGAAGGGGCTAGGACTGGGCCCCCGGAACCCACTAACCAGGCCGAGGCTGCGAGTACTGGAGAGCCCCCGCCAGGGTCAGGGGGCCTGGCCTTGCCCTGGGAACCCCATAGCCTGGAGATGGTGCTTATCGGCTGCCACGGCTCTGGCACAGTCCAGTGGACCCAGGAAGAAGGCACGGGGGTCTGA
- the MCRS1 gene encoding microspherule protein 1 isoform X3: MASGTASRSEDEESLAGQKRASSQALGTIPKRRSSSRFIKRKKFDDELVESSLAKSSTRAKGASGVEPGRCSGSEPSSSEKKKVSKAPSTPVPPSPAPTPGLTKRVKKSKQPLQVTKDLGRWKPADDLLLINAVLQTNDLTSVHLGVKFSCRFTLREVQERWYALLYDPVISKLACQAMRQLHPEAIAAIQSKALFSKAEEQLLSKVGSTSQPTLETFQDLLHRHPDAFYLARTAKALQAHWQLMKQYYLLEDQTVQPLPKGDQVLNFSDAEDLIDDSKLKDMRDEVLEHELTVADRRQKREIRQLEQELHKWQVLVDSITGMSSPDFDNQTLAVLRGRMVRYLMRSREITLGRATKDNQIDVDLSLEGPAWKISRKQGVIKLKNNGDFFIANEGRRPIYIDGRPVLCGSKWRLSNNSVVEIASLRFVFLINQDLIALIRAEAAKITPQ; this comes from the exons ATGGCATCAGGCACTGCCAGCCGCTCAGAGGATGAGGAGTCGCTGGCAGGGCAGAAGCGGGCTTCCTCCCAGGCCTTGGGCACCATCCCTAAACGGAGAAGCTCCTCCAG GTTCATCAAGAGGAAGAAGTTTGATGATGAGCTAGTGGAGAGCAGCCTGGCTAAGTCCTCTACCCGGGCGAAGGGAGCCAGTGGGGTGGAACCAGGGCGCTGTTCGGGGAGTGAACCTTCCTCCAGTGAGAAGAAGAAG GTGTCCAAGGCCCCTAGCACTCCCGTgccgcccagcccagccccaacCCCTGGACTCACCAAGCGCGTGAAGAAGAGCAAACAGCCACTTCAGGTGACCAAGGATTTGGGCCGCTGGAAGCCAGCGGATGACCTCCTGCTCATCAATGCTGTGCTGCAG ACCAACGACCTGACATCTGTCCACCTGGGCGTGAAGTTCAGCTGCCGCTTCACCCTTCGGGAAGTCCAGGAGCGCTGGTACGCCCTGCTCTACGATCCGGTCATCTCCAA GCTGGCTTGCCAGGCCATGAGACAATTGCACCCAGAAGCCATTGCCGCCATCCAGAGCAAGGCCTTGTTTAGCAAGGCTGAGGAGCAGCTGCTGAGCAAAGTGGGATCG ACCAGCCAGCCCACCTTGGAGACCTTCCAGGACCTGCTGCACAGACACCCTGATGCCTTCTACCTGGCCCGTACTGCCAAGGCTCTGCAGGCCCACTGGCAGCTCATGAAGCAGTATTACCTACTGGAGGACCAGACAG TGCAGCCGCTGCCCAAGGGGGACCAAGTGCTGAACTTCTCCGACGCAGAAGACCTGATTGATGACAGTAAGCTCAA GGACATGCGGGATGAGGTCCTAGAACATG AGCTGACGGTGGCCGACCGGCGCCAGAAACGAGAGATTCGACAGCTGGAACAGGAGCTGCATAAGTGGCAGGTGCTGGTAGACAGCATCACAG GCATGAGCTCTCCTGACTTCGACAACCAGACTCTGGCGGTGCTGCGGGGCCGCATGGTGCGGTACCTGATGCGCTCCCGAGAG ATCACCCTGGGCAGAGCAACCAAGGATAACCAGATTGATGTGGACCTGTCTCTGGAGGGTCCGGCCTGGAAGATCTCCCGGAAGCAAG GTGTCATCAAGCTGAAAAATAATGGTGATTTCTTCATTGCCAATGAGGGTCGGCGGCCCATTTACATCGATGGACGGCCTGTGCTGTGTGGCTCCAAATGGCGCCTCAGCAACAACTCCGTCGTGGAG ATCGCCAGCCTGAGATTCGTCTTCCTCATCAACCAAGACCTCATTGCCCTTATTCGGGCCGAGGCCGCCAAGATAACGCCACAGTGA
- the MCRS1 gene encoding microspherule protein 1 isoform X2, whose amino-acid sequence MDKDSQGLLDSSLMASGTASRSEDEESLAGQKRASSQALGTIPKRRSSSRFIKRKKFDDELVESSLAKSSTRAKGASGVEPGRCSGSEPSSSEKKKVSKAPSTPVPPSPAPTPGLTKRVKKSKQPLQVTKDLGRWKPADDLLLINAVLQTNDLTSVHLGVKFSCRFTLREVQERWYALLYDPVISKLACQAMRQLHPEAIAAIQSKALFSKAEEQLLSKVGSTSQPTLETFQDLLHRHPDAFYLARTAKALQAHWQLMKQYYLLEDQTVQPLPKGDQVLNFSDAEDLIDDSKLKDMRDEVLEHELTVADRRQKREIRQLEQELHKWQVLVDSITGMSSPDFDNQTLAVLRGRMVRYLMRSREITLGRATKDNQIDVDLSLEGPAWKISRKQGVIKLKNNGDFFIANEGRRPIYIDGRPVLCGSKWRLSNNSVVEIASLRFVFLINQDLIALIRAEAAKITPQ is encoded by the exons ATGGACAAAG attctcAGGGGCTGCTAGATTCATCTCTGATGGCATCAGGCACTGCCAGCCGCTCAGAGGATGAGGAGTCGCTGGCAGGGCAGAAGCGGGCTTCCTCCCAGGCCTTGGGCACCATCCCTAAACGGAGAAGCTCCTCCAG GTTCATCAAGAGGAAGAAGTTTGATGATGAGCTAGTGGAGAGCAGCCTGGCTAAGTCCTCTACCCGGGCGAAGGGAGCCAGTGGGGTGGAACCAGGGCGCTGTTCGGGGAGTGAACCTTCCTCCAGTGAGAAGAAGAAG GTGTCCAAGGCCCCTAGCACTCCCGTgccgcccagcccagccccaacCCCTGGACTCACCAAGCGCGTGAAGAAGAGCAAACAGCCACTTCAGGTGACCAAGGATTTGGGCCGCTGGAAGCCAGCGGATGACCTCCTGCTCATCAATGCTGTGCTGCAG ACCAACGACCTGACATCTGTCCACCTGGGCGTGAAGTTCAGCTGCCGCTTCACCCTTCGGGAAGTCCAGGAGCGCTGGTACGCCCTGCTCTACGATCCGGTCATCTCCAA GCTGGCTTGCCAGGCCATGAGACAATTGCACCCAGAAGCCATTGCCGCCATCCAGAGCAAGGCCTTGTTTAGCAAGGCTGAGGAGCAGCTGCTGAGCAAAGTGGGATCG ACCAGCCAGCCCACCTTGGAGACCTTCCAGGACCTGCTGCACAGACACCCTGATGCCTTCTACCTGGCCCGTACTGCCAAGGCTCTGCAGGCCCACTGGCAGCTCATGAAGCAGTATTACCTACTGGAGGACCAGACAG TGCAGCCGCTGCCCAAGGGGGACCAAGTGCTGAACTTCTCCGACGCAGAAGACCTGATTGATGACAGTAAGCTCAA GGACATGCGGGATGAGGTCCTAGAACATG AGCTGACGGTGGCCGACCGGCGCCAGAAACGAGAGATTCGACAGCTGGAACAGGAGCTGCATAAGTGGCAGGTGCTGGTAGACAGCATCACAG GCATGAGCTCTCCTGACTTCGACAACCAGACTCTGGCGGTGCTGCGGGGCCGCATGGTGCGGTACCTGATGCGCTCCCGAGAG ATCACCCTGGGCAGAGCAACCAAGGATAACCAGATTGATGTGGACCTGTCTCTGGAGGGTCCGGCCTGGAAGATCTCCCGGAAGCAAG GTGTCATCAAGCTGAAAAATAATGGTGATTTCTTCATTGCCAATGAGGGTCGGCGGCCCATTTACATCGATGGACGGCCTGTGCTGTGTGGCTCCAAATGGCGCCTCAGCAACAACTCCGTCGTGGAG ATCGCCAGCCTGAGATTCGTCTTCCTCATCAACCAAGACCTCATTGCCCTTATTCGGGCCGAGGCCGCCAAGATAACGCCACAGTGA
- the MCRS1 gene encoding microspherule protein 1 isoform X1 → MTRGTGRTAQRGRSGPDSQGLLDSSLMASGTASRSEDEESLAGQKRASSQALGTIPKRRSSSRFIKRKKFDDELVESSLAKSSTRAKGASGVEPGRCSGSEPSSSEKKKVSKAPSTPVPPSPAPTPGLTKRVKKSKQPLQVTKDLGRWKPADDLLLINAVLQTNDLTSVHLGVKFSCRFTLREVQERWYALLYDPVISKLACQAMRQLHPEAIAAIQSKALFSKAEEQLLSKVGSTSQPTLETFQDLLHRHPDAFYLARTAKALQAHWQLMKQYYLLEDQTVQPLPKGDQVLNFSDAEDLIDDSKLKDMRDEVLEHELTVADRRQKREIRQLEQELHKWQVLVDSITGMSSPDFDNQTLAVLRGRMVRYLMRSREITLGRATKDNQIDVDLSLEGPAWKISRKQGVIKLKNNGDFFIANEGRRPIYIDGRPVLCGSKWRLSNNSVVEIASLRFVFLINQDLIALIRAEAAKITPQ, encoded by the exons ATGACACGTGGCACCGGGAGAACTGCCCAGCGTGGAAGGTCTGGGCCAG attctcAGGGGCTGCTAGATTCATCTCTGATGGCATCAGGCACTGCCAGCCGCTCAGAGGATGAGGAGTCGCTGGCAGGGCAGAAGCGGGCTTCCTCCCAGGCCTTGGGCACCATCCCTAAACGGAGAAGCTCCTCCAG GTTCATCAAGAGGAAGAAGTTTGATGATGAGCTAGTGGAGAGCAGCCTGGCTAAGTCCTCTACCCGGGCGAAGGGAGCCAGTGGGGTGGAACCAGGGCGCTGTTCGGGGAGTGAACCTTCCTCCAGTGAGAAGAAGAAG GTGTCCAAGGCCCCTAGCACTCCCGTgccgcccagcccagccccaacCCCTGGACTCACCAAGCGCGTGAAGAAGAGCAAACAGCCACTTCAGGTGACCAAGGATTTGGGCCGCTGGAAGCCAGCGGATGACCTCCTGCTCATCAATGCTGTGCTGCAG ACCAACGACCTGACATCTGTCCACCTGGGCGTGAAGTTCAGCTGCCGCTTCACCCTTCGGGAAGTCCAGGAGCGCTGGTACGCCCTGCTCTACGATCCGGTCATCTCCAA GCTGGCTTGCCAGGCCATGAGACAATTGCACCCAGAAGCCATTGCCGCCATCCAGAGCAAGGCCTTGTTTAGCAAGGCTGAGGAGCAGCTGCTGAGCAAAGTGGGATCG ACCAGCCAGCCCACCTTGGAGACCTTCCAGGACCTGCTGCACAGACACCCTGATGCCTTCTACCTGGCCCGTACTGCCAAGGCTCTGCAGGCCCACTGGCAGCTCATGAAGCAGTATTACCTACTGGAGGACCAGACAG TGCAGCCGCTGCCCAAGGGGGACCAAGTGCTGAACTTCTCCGACGCAGAAGACCTGATTGATGACAGTAAGCTCAA GGACATGCGGGATGAGGTCCTAGAACATG AGCTGACGGTGGCCGACCGGCGCCAGAAACGAGAGATTCGACAGCTGGAACAGGAGCTGCATAAGTGGCAGGTGCTGGTAGACAGCATCACAG GCATGAGCTCTCCTGACTTCGACAACCAGACTCTGGCGGTGCTGCGGGGCCGCATGGTGCGGTACCTGATGCGCTCCCGAGAG ATCACCCTGGGCAGAGCAACCAAGGATAACCAGATTGATGTGGACCTGTCTCTGGAGGGTCCGGCCTGGAAGATCTCCCGGAAGCAAG GTGTCATCAAGCTGAAAAATAATGGTGATTTCTTCATTGCCAATGAGGGTCGGCGGCCCATTTACATCGATGGACGGCCTGTGCTGTGTGGCTCCAAATGGCGCCTCAGCAACAACTCCGTCGTGGAG ATCGCCAGCCTGAGATTCGTCTTCCTCATCAACCAAGACCTCATTGCCCTTATTCGGGCCGAGGCCGCCAAGATAACGCCACAGTGA